One genomic window of Undibacterium cyanobacteriorum includes the following:
- the icmF gene encoding fused isobutyryl-CoA mutase/GTPase IcmF, with the protein MTDLSIAEKLTEYKPSNKVRFVTAASLFDGHDASINIMRRILMANGAEVIHLGHNRSVEEIVTAALQEDAQGIAISSYQGGHVEYFKYMIDLLRERGGSHIKVFGGGGGVIVPDEIADLHAYGVSRIFSPEDGQRMGLVGMILSMIQACDIDLSTYAPNALDVLKQGDIADKHRPLAQLITALENDKVNPAMRAEIQETAKAIKTPAFGITGTGGAGKSSLTDELIRRIRLDQDDELNIALISIDPSRRKSGGALLGDRIRMNAINPWKGKTRVFMRSLATREAGSEISPALPDVIAACKVAGFDLVIVETSGIGQGDAAIVPHVDLSMYVMTPEFGAASQLEKIDMLDFADFVAINKFDRKGALDAQRDVAKQYQRNRELWNKKPDEMPVYGTQASRFNDDGVTALYQGILPELVARGLNAKPSKLAAVSTKTSSAQNVIVPPARTRYLAEIADTVRSYHKHTHKQVKIARERQQLTATKQMLAAVGKSAELDDLIAERENHLTAESKKLVTMWPDMQKAYAGDEYVVKIRDKEIRTRLTQKSLSGTTIRKVALPRFEDHGEILRWLMLENVPGSFPFTAGVFAFKREGEDPTRMFAGEGDPYRTNRRFKLVSQGMDAKRLSTAFDSVTLYGADPAIRPDIYGKIGNSGVSVATLEDMKVLYDGFDLCDPATSVSMTINGPAPTILAFFMNTAIDQQMDKFRADNKREPTADEAAKIRAWVLMNVRGTVQADILKEDQGQNTCIFSTEFSLKVMGDIQEYFVHHQVRNFYSVSISGYHIAEAGANPISQLAFTLSNGFTFVEAYLARGMHIDDFAANLSFFFSNGMDPEYTVLGRVARRIWAVAMRDKYGANDRSQKLKYHIQTSGRSLHAQEIDFNDIRTTLQALIAIYDNCNSLHTNAYDEAITTPTDESVRRALAIQLIINREWGLAKNENPIQGSFIIEELTDLVEEAVLQEFERIAERGGVLGAMETGYQRGKIQEESMHYEHLKHDGTLPIIGVNTFRNPKGGETVQKIELARSTEEEKQSQLTRLADFHQRHADVAPQALAALQQAAINNENVFAKLMDAARVCSLGQITTALFEVGGQYRRNM; encoded by the coding sequence ATGACCGATCTATCCATCGCCGAGAAGTTAACCGAATACAAACCTAGCAATAAAGTCCGTTTTGTGACGGCAGCATCCTTGTTCGACGGCCACGATGCCTCGATCAATATCATGCGTCGTATTTTGATGGCGAATGGTGCCGAAGTGATTCACTTGGGCCACAACCGTTCGGTCGAAGAAATCGTCACAGCGGCTTTGCAAGAAGATGCGCAGGGGATTGCGATTTCCAGTTATCAAGGCGGACACGTCGAGTATTTCAAATACATGATCGACCTCTTGAGAGAGCGTGGTGGTTCGCACATCAAAGTATTTGGTGGCGGTGGCGGCGTGATTGTGCCAGATGAAATCGCTGACTTGCATGCGTATGGCGTATCGCGCATTTTTAGTCCTGAAGATGGTCAACGCATGGGCTTGGTCGGCATGATTTTGTCCATGATCCAAGCTTGCGATATTGATCTCTCGACCTACGCACCGAATGCTTTGGACGTATTGAAACAAGGCGATATCGCGGACAAACATCGCCCATTGGCGCAATTGATCACGGCACTCGAGAATGACAAAGTGAATCCAGCCATGCGTGCTGAAATTCAAGAAACTGCAAAAGCGATCAAAACCCCCGCCTTTGGTATCACCGGTACCGGCGGTGCAGGTAAGTCTTCTTTGACAGATGAATTGATTCGTCGTATTCGCTTGGACCAAGATGATGAATTGAACATCGCTTTGATCTCCATCGATCCATCGCGTCGCAAGTCTGGCGGTGCATTGCTCGGTGATCGTATTCGTATGAATGCGATCAATCCATGGAAAGGCAAGACACGGGTCTTTATGCGTTCTTTGGCAACACGCGAAGCAGGTTCGGAAATCTCTCCAGCCTTGCCTGATGTGATCGCGGCGTGCAAAGTTGCCGGCTTTGATTTGGTGATCGTCGAAACCTCTGGTATCGGCCAAGGCGATGCTGCCATCGTGCCGCATGTGGATTTATCGATGTATGTGATGACGCCAGAATTTGGTGCTGCTTCCCAGTTAGAAAAAATCGATATGCTCGATTTCGCAGACTTTGTCGCCATCAACAAATTCGATCGTAAAGGTGCGCTCGACGCCCAACGCGATGTCGCCAAACAATATCAACGCAATCGCGAATTGTGGAATAAGAAGCCAGACGAAATGCCTGTGTACGGCACGCAAGCGTCGCGCTTTAATGACGATGGCGTAACTGCGCTATATCAAGGTATCTTGCCTGAATTGGTCGCACGAGGCTTGAACGCGAAACCAAGTAAATTGGCAGCAGTCAGCACCAAAACGTCGAGCGCACAAAACGTGATCGTGCCACCAGCACGTACACGCTATTTGGCTGAGATTGCAGACACTGTTCGTAGCTACCACAAGCACACACACAAGCAAGTAAAGATTGCTCGCGAACGTCAACAATTGACAGCGACCAAGCAAATGCTGGCCGCTGTCGGTAAGTCTGCGGAATTGGATGACTTGATCGCAGAGCGCGAGAACCATCTCACAGCAGAATCGAAAAAACTCGTCACGATGTGGCCCGACATGCAGAAGGCTTACGCGGGTGATGAATACGTCGTCAAAATTCGTGACAAAGAGATTCGTACACGCCTCACGCAAAAATCCTTGTCTGGCACGACGATTCGTAAAGTCGCATTGCCACGCTTTGAAGATCATGGCGAAATTTTGCGCTGGCTAATGTTAGAAAACGTCCCTGGCTCGTTCCCATTCACGGCGGGTGTATTTGCATTTAAACGCGAAGGTGAAGATCCAACGCGTATGTTCGCCGGTGAAGGTGATCCATATCGTACTAACCGTCGCTTCAAATTGGTGTCGCAAGGTATGGATGCCAAACGTTTGTCGACCGCGTTTGACTCTGTGACTTTGTATGGCGCAGACCCAGCGATTCGTCCAGATATCTACGGCAAGATCGGTAACTCCGGTGTGTCTGTCGCTACTTTGGAAGACATGAAAGTCCTCTACGACGGTTTTGATCTGTGCGATCCAGCGACTTCAGTGTCGATGACGATCAATGGTCCAGCGCCAACGATCTTGGCTTTCTTCATGAACACCGCGATTGATCAGCAAATGGATAAATTCCGTGCTGATAATAAGCGTGAGCCAACCGCTGACGAAGCTGCAAAGATCCGCGCATGGGTTTTGATGAATGTGCGTGGCACAGTACAAGCCGATATTTTGAAAGAAGACCAAGGTCAAAATACTTGCATCTTCTCGACGGAATTTTCACTCAAAGTGATGGGCGATATTCAAGAGTATTTCGTGCATCACCAAGTACGTAATTTCTACTCCGTGTCGATCTCGGGGTACCACATCGCCGAGGCCGGTGCGAATCCGATTTCGCAATTGGCCTTCACTTTGTCGAACGGTTTCACTTTCGTTGAAGCCTACTTGGCGCGCGGCATGCACATCGATGATTTCGCAGCGAATTTGTCCTTCTTCTTCAGTAACGGCATGGATCCAGAATACACCGTCTTGGGTCGCGTCGCTCGCCGTATCTGGGCAGTAGCAATGCGCGATAAATACGGCGCGAATGATCGTAGCCAGAAGTTGAAATACCATATTCAAACTTCAGGCCGCAGCTTGCATGCACAAGAAATCGACTTCAACGATATCCGCACCACGCTGCAAGCTTTGATTGCGATCTACGACAACTGCAATAGCTTGCACACCAACGCGTACGACGAAGCGATCACCACACCGACCGACGAATCAGTCCGTCGCGCCTTGGCAATTCAGTTAATCATCAACCGTGAATGGGGCCTCGCGAAAAACGAAAACCCAATTCAAGGTAGTTTCATCATCGAAGAATTGACTGACCTCGTCGAAGAAGCGGTCCTGCAAGAATTCGAGCGCATCGCTGAACGTGGCGGCGTTTTAGGTGCGATGGAAACCGGCTACCAACGCGGCAAGATTCAAGAAGAATCCATGCACTACGAACACCTCAAGCACGACGGCACCTTGCCTATCATCGGCGTCAACACCTTCCGCAATCCAAAAGGTGGCGAAACAGTACAGAAGATCGAATTGGCGCGCTCCACAGAGGAAGAAAAACAATCGCAACTCACGCGCTTGGCAGACTTCCACCAACGCCACGCAGACGTCGCACCACAAGCACTCGCCG